The sequence GCTTGCCGTAGACGACTCGGGGGAAGAGAGTACATCTCTTCCCCCGATCTGTTTGCGGTTATCCTCCCGGAATGGGGCTTCCTGACAGTCAGTCATCCCCCGGACCCGGAATAAAGGCCATCATCCCCCGGTGAGATTCATTCCTGGGGCGCGTCGTCCGGCTGCGCGGCCGCCGCTTCGCCACCCACCGGTTCGGTGGTGCTCTCCACCGGCGGGGCGACCTCTTCGGAGTCCGGAGCGGGAGTGGACACCGGCAGGGCCTGCAAGTCGAGAGCGTAATAGAGTTCCTTGGGGTCTTCGCTGGGCAGGCGCTGGAAGTTGCTTTTTTCCAGGATGCCCACCATCGGCTTGTTCTCCTTCAGGGTGAAGGCGATCAGACGTTGCACCCGCCGGGCGCGTCCGATCTCCACCATGCGATTGAGCAGCATGGTGGCCAGCCCCTTGCGACGGTGACGCGGATCGACCACGAAGGCCAGTTCGCCGAGGCGTCCCTGGTCCAGCAGGAAATAACGCCCCACCGCCCGAATGACCTCCTTGGGGCCTTTGCGGGTGACCACACACAGGGCCACCCCTTCGCTGCGATCGATGTTGACCAGGGAGGCGGCCTTCTCACGCGGCAGGTTCTTGGGCTGGTGGCGGTAGCGCAGAAACAGGGTTTGCGGATCGTGGGAGTAGAAGAACTCCTGCAAACCGCGTTCGTCGGCGGGACGCAGGGGGCGAACGTAGAACTTGTGCCCTCCCGCTTTGATCTTGGTCATCTCCACCGGACCCAGCTCTTCCAGATCGGTCTCTTTGGGCTGCAGATCGTTGGGCACCCAGAAATGGCTGCGCACCTGGGCCAGCAGCTCCTCGCGGAATTTGGGATGGGCCACCTGGATCAACTCCAGGGCCCGCTCCCGGATGCTTTTGCCGCGCAAGGTGGCGATGCCGAACTCGGTCACCACATAATGCACATCCCCGCGCGAGGTGACGACACCCGAGCCCTGGGAGAGGTAGGGAACGATGCGGGATACCGTGCCGCCCTTGGCGGTGGAGGGCAGGGCGATGATGGGCCGCCCCTCCTTGCTCATGGCCGCACCCCGGATGAAATCGACCTGGCCCCCGATGCCGCTGAAAAAGCGTGTGCCCATGGAGTCGGCCACCACCTGGCCGGTCAGGTCGACTTCGATGGCGCTGTTGATGGCCACCATGCGATCATTGCGGGCGATGGTCACCGGGGAGTTGACATACTCCGAGGGGTGGAACTCCATGTGGGGGTTTTCGTTGACGAAATCGTAGAGCCGTTTGGTACCCATGCAGAAGGTCACCACCGATTTGCCGGGGTGGATGGTCTTCATCGAGTTGTCGATAATGCCGTGTTGAATCAGATCGATGATGCCATCGGAGAACATCTCGGTGTGGATGCCCAGATGTTTGTGTTCCGTCAGACACTTCAACACCGCGTTGGGGATCTTGCCGATACCCAGCTGCAAGGTGGCGCCATCTTCGATGAGCAGGCTGACATAACGGCCGATGCGATCCGTCACCTCATCCGCCTCGGGAACCGGCAGTTCCGGAATCGGGGCCTCCTGCCAGATGGCGGCGTCGATGCGATCCTTGTGGATGAAGCTCTGGCCGTAGGTGCGGGGCATGTTGGGATTGATCTGGGCGATGACGTGACGGGCCGATTTGCAGGCCGCCGAGACGATATCTACCGCGACCCCGAGGGAACAGTAGCCATGCACATCCGGGGGGGAGACCTGAATCAGGGCCACATCCAGGGGCAGTACCCCCTGATTGAACAGGGAGGGGATCTCCGAAAGGAAACACGGCGTATAATCGGCCACCCCGGCGGCCACCGCGTCACGGGTTTCCTTGCCCAGAAACAGGGCGTTGACCCGGAAGGACTGGCGAAAGCGGGAGTGAGCCCAGGGCGTTGCTCCCAAAGTGAGGATGTGGACGATCTCCACATCCGAAAAATGGGCCGCCTGATCCATGAGGGTGCCCACCAGGGCATGGGGTGTGGCGGCGTTGGAGCCTACAAAGATGCGTTGTCCCGACTTCAGGAAGGCCTTCCAGTCGGTGAGAAGGGGAATGCCGGTTTTTTTGACGGTTTCCATGGGGCTCCTGTGATGCCGGTGGGTCCGGTTCCGAAGGTCTCGTCCAGGTATGAAGGGTTCTGCCCTTGTATAACACGACCGGATGGGCCGGAGGTAGCCTTTTGTCTCCCGACTCTCCCGTCCGGATCGGGGCGTCGCTTGTGGCCAATTCTGGCCGCCATCCTTTCTTGGGTCTCATTTTACAGGAATGGTTTTCCAAGTCATGGCGTTGCGTGTACCCTGATTGCAGAATCCTCCGACCATTGACAATACCATGACCACCCTCTCCTGGAACGACTGTTTACCCTTTTTGGAACAAGGGGCTCTCCTGCTGACGGCCAACCGTCGGCTGTCGCGCCATCTGCGCCTGGCCTACGGGGCGTATCAGCGCACCGGGGGACGCCTGGCCTGGGAGTCCCCGAGGATAGTGCCCTGGAACGCCTGGATGACGACACTGTGGGCGGAGGTCGCGGAAGGAGCCTTTCCGGGGGGGGGAGCGCCTTTGCCGCACCGTCTGAGCCCGGTGCAGGAGGAGTTGCTCTGGCTGGGGTTGCTGTCCGCTTCCAGCGCCGGGGAGGGGTTGTTGCACCGGCGGGGTACGGCGGTTCTGGCCATGGAGGCCTGGTCCCTGTTGCATCAACATCTCCTGCCCCTGCCCGAAACCTGGCCCGAGGCCCTCTTGCTGGGAGAATGCCGCCTTTTCGCCGACTGGTGTCGCCTCTTTTCCGCACGATTGCGGAAAGGGGGTTGGATCACCGCCGCGCAGATTCCGGGATGCCTGCTGGAGCTGGACTGGCCCGTTCCGGGAAACGGCGTGGTGATCCGGGCCGGATTCGAAGTGGAAACCCCGGTGCAACGCCGCTTCCTCTCCCACCTGGAAGGTCGTGGCGTGCGGACTTATCTCCTGGAGCAACCCGCTCTGGCCTCTCAGGCGGTTCACATCACCTGTGCCGACGAAGTGGCGGAACATCGTCTGGCGGCCTTCTGGGCGCGGGAACGGGTCGAAGAGGGGGCGGGCCGGGTGGCTTTGCTGGCGCCCGATCTTCAGGCCAGAGCGGCGGATCTGCGGCGGGCTCTGCTGGAAGCCTGTCTGCCGGGATACCTGGCCGGAGCGGAAGAGGGCTGTGAGACCGCACCCTTCGAATTTTCCCTGGGGCCTCCCTTGTCCCGCCAGCCCCTGGTGCGGTCGGTTTGGTCGATTTTGAAACTGTTGGAGGAACCCCTCTCTTTTCAGGCGGTGAGCCACCTCTTTCTCTCCCCTTCGATTGCGGATCAGGAGAGGGAGTTGTCGGCGCGAGCCCTGTTGGAGATCCGCTGGCGGCAGGAGGCGGGAGACGATCCAACCCTGGCCCGTCTCGACGACTGGTTGGGACGGGTGGGTCCGGATCGGGTGCCCGCTTTGCGGCAATGTCTGCAAAAGCAACGGCGCTGGTTGCAGGAGCGGGAAGCCTTCCTGCAGGGAGAGCAACCGCCGGGTCGTTGGGCCGCGTTTTTCGCCGACTGGTTGCGGCAGTGGGGCTGGCCGGGGGATCGGGCTCTGTCGAGCGAGGCCTTTCAGGCCGTGCAGGCCTTTCACGAGGTGTTGGGGGTTCTCTCCACCCTGGACGCCCAAAGCGGCCCCATCGGATATGCCGATGCCTTGGAGTTGCTGCATCATCTGGCGGAGGAGACGCCCTTCCAGCCGGAGGGACGGGAGGTGCCCATTCAGGTGATGGGGTTGTGGGAGGCGGAAGGTTTGTCCTTCGATGCGGTGTGGGTACTGGGGCTTTCGGAGGAGAACTGGCCTCCCACGGCCAGCCCCAATCCTTTTCTGCCCCTGATGCTGCAACGGGAACATCGCTTGCCCCGATCGACGCCGCAAGGGGAGTGGCAACTGGCGCAACGCCTGACCCGGCGACTGATGCAGGCGGCTCCTCAGGTGGTTTTCAGCCATGCCCGTGGTGTGGAGGAGCAGGCGGTGGGGATTTCGCCCCTGCTGGCCTCGTTGCCCGAGGTGGTGCGGACCCTGCCCACCCCCTTTGCCCTGCAAGGGGTCGATCCCGGCGTGCGCCTGCCGAGGGATGCGGATCGGGCCCCGGCCTTTGCGGACAAGCGTTTGCCGGGAGGCGCCACCCTGCTGGCCCGGCAGGCCCAATGCCCCTTTCAGGCCATGGCGCGGCATCGCCTGGGGGTTCAGCCCCTGCCGCCGCCCAGCGAGGGCATCGAACCCTTCCAGCGCGGCGTTTGGATCCATGAACTGCTGCAAGGTCTGTGGCGGCGACTGCTCAGTCAAAACCAACTGATATCGTATCCGGAGAAGGCCCTGGCCGCCCTGATCGAAGCCGAGGTGGAGCGGGTGGTGCAGCCGTGGCGTTGGCGTCACGATGCTTTCTTCCTGGATCTGGAGGCGGCCAATCTTCGCCTTTTGGCCTCCGCCTGGCTGGAGCATGAACGGGGTCGGGGCGGGGATTTCGTCCTGGAGGCCTGCGAACGGGAGGTCGTTCTCCCGCTGGCCGGGCGGGAACTCTCCCTGCGGCAGGACCGGGTGGACCGGCTGCCCGACGGGCGGTTCATTCTGCTCGATTACAAGACCGGCGAACTGCCGGGAGGGGGCTGGTTCGACGACCGGCCCCGAGAGGCCCAGCTTCCCGCCTATGTGCTGGCCGGGCCCGAACCGCTGGCGGCCATCGCCCATGCCCGGCTGACCTGGAGTCGTATGGGATTTCACGGGCTTTCCGAGGAGGAGGGGCTGCTTCCCGGCTGCCAGCCGCTGGAGCGGTTGTGCGACGGCGGATGGCCGGAGGTGGCGGCCCGTTGGCGGGTGGTGCTGGAATCGCTGGTGGAGGCGTTCGTTTCGGGGGAGGCGCGGGTCGATCCCCTGCCCGGCAGTTGCCTGCACTGTGGCCTGGAGCGGCTGTGCCGGGTGGGTGAGGGCTTGGAGCCGGAGGAGGGGGAGGAGAGCGATGAGTGAACCGGCGGATGGCGAGGTGCGGCGACGGGTACTCGACCCGGAGGGTTCTTTTCTGGTGCGGGCCCCGGCGGGTTCCGGCAAAACCGGTCTGCTGACGCAACGCTTTCTGACCCTGTTGCCACGAGTCAACCACCCGGAGGAGGTGGTGGCCATCACCTTCACCCGCAAGGCCTCTCGCGAGATGCGCAGTCGCATCCTGCAGGCCCTGCGGCAGGCCGCCGCCGGATCCCATCCTTCCCCGACCGATGCCCATGCCTTGCGCCTTCACCAACTGGCCCTGGCGGTTCTGGAAGCCGATTCCCGCCGGAACTGGGGTTTGGCGGACCATCCCGGACGGTTGCGCATACTCACCATCGATGCCCTGGGGGCCATGGTGGCCCGGCAGTCCCCGGTGGCGGGGGGATTGGGCGCCGCTCCCGACATGTCGGCCCAGCCGGAGGCGCTGTACCGGGAGGCGGCGCGCCGCACCCTGTTGCACGCCCGCTGGCATCGGGACTGGAACCCCTTTCTGGCTACCTTTCTCTCCCATCTGGATCTGCGCACCTCCCGGGCCATCGATCTTCTGGTCGGGGCCCTGGGCCGACGGGAACAGTGGATGCGACTGGGCGTCATGGCCGACGAACACCTGCGGGAAGCCCTGCAATCCGCCTGGAGCCAACTGGCCCGGAGCCGTCTCGACCGCTTTTTGGACCATCTTCCGCCCGATTGGCCCTGCCGACTGGGCGCTCTCATCGACTATGCCGCCGCTCTGCAGCCCGCTTTGCGCGATTGGCAGCCGGATGGGCCCACCCTGGAGGCCTCCCTGACCCGTTGGCGGCTGGCGGCGGAGCTGCTGCTGACCCAGGCCGGAACGGTGCGGCGTCAGGTGACGGTCAAGGAGGGTTTCCCCGCCCCTTCCAGCTCCCGCAATGCCGACGAAAAGGCCCTGTTCACCCGTCGCAAGGAGGAGATGAAGGGTTTTCTGGAGGAGTTGGCAGAGCAACCGGAGCGGGTGGCGTCGTTGCTCCAGCTCCGGGAACTGCCCCCCGTCGCCTTCACCGAGGCGCAATGGGAGACCTTGTCGGCCTTGCTGCCCCTGCTCAAAATGGCGGTGGCCCAGTTGCAACGGCTCTTCGCCGAGCAGGGCGAGATCGACTTTCCGGCCCTGGCTCTGGCCGCCGTTCAGGCTTTAGGCGAGCCCGACGCCCCCACGGATCTGGCCCTGCAATGGGACTACCGCATTCGCCACCTGCTGGTGGACGAGTTTCAGGATACCTCCCGCCTGCAATGGGAGTTGCTGGAACGGCTCATCGCCGGATGGACGCCGGGAGAGGGGCGCAGCCTCTTTCTGGTGGGCGATCCGATGCAGTCGATCTACCGCTTCCGTCAGGCGGAAGTGGCCCTCTTTCGACTGGCCGCCGAGCGGGGAGTAGGGGACATGCCACTGGAAGTGGCCGATCTGTCGGTGAACTTCCGTTCCGAACCGGGGCTGGTCAACTGGGTCAATACCCTTTTCGCCTGCGAAACGGAGGAGTCCGTTTCCGGAGTGGCCTATGTGGCCGCCCTCTCCTCCAGGGAGGGTGGGGACGGCGGGGAAGTGTCCGTTTGGCCGGTGGCGGACGAAGCCATGCAGGCCCGATGGGTCGTCTCCCTGGTATCCGGGCTGTTGCGACGGTATCCCCTGGACAGCCTGGGCATCCTGGTGCGGGCCCGAACCCATCTGTCGGCCGTTCTGCCGGCGTTGCAGGCGGCGGGGGTGGCCTTTTCCGCGCCGGATCTGCATCCTCTGGAGAGTCGTCCGGTGGTGCGGGATCTCTATTCTCTGGCGGCGGCCCTGCTCCATCCGGGAGATAGCCTGCACTGGAACGCCCTGTTGCGCGCCGCCCCCTGTGGTGTGAGCCTGGCCGATCTGGTGGTGTTGAACGAAGCCCGGCGGGAGAGTACCGTTTTTGAATTGTTGCGCCGTTTCGAGTCCCTGACGGCGCTCTCTTCGGAAGGGAAGGAACGACTGAGCCGCATTGTCCCCGTCCTGTCCGTGGCCGTGGCCGAATCGCGGGGTCACCTCTCCCGCCTGGCGGTGGAACGCTGCTGGCTTGCCCTCGGCGGCGGTGCCACCCTCACCGGCCCGGAGGAGTGGAGCGAAGCCAGCCGTTTCCTGGAACTGTTGAGCGCTCTGGAAGAAGAGGGCATTGCGGTGGACGGCACGGTGATGGCCGAACGGGTGGGATTCCTTTTCGCCCGGTCCGAGGCTGCCGGGGAGGTTGAGGCCCCCCGTTTGCAGATCATGACCATTCACAAGGCCAAGGGGTTGGAGTTCGACCGGGTGATCCTGCCCGGACTGCATCGCACGCCGCGCCGGGAGGAGAGTTCCCTTCTGGCCTGGAGTCACGATCCCGAGCTGGAGCCGGGTCCCTCCCTGTTGATGGCGCCCATCTCCGGTCGTCGTCAAAAGGAACCGGATCCCCACTTCGACTATTTGAACCGGTTGGAGCGGAAACAGGCCCGCGAGGAGGCTGCCCGATTGCTCTATGTGGCCCTGACCCGGGCTCGAAAGGCCCTGCACCTGTTGGCCGTAACCCCCGAGGTCAAGGCGGACGGAACCTTTTCCCCCGGCCCCGGCACGTTTCTGAAGGCCTTGTGGCCCCAGGTGGAAGAGCCTTTTGTCCGGGCGGCGCAATCGGGTACCTTTCCCCAGCCTCCGGAGCAGGAGGAGAGGATTCCCTCGGGTGTGGACGGGGAGCGGGGACGACTGCCCGCCCTCTGGACCCGGCCACCGATGCCGTCGGCCTTGCGGGTTTCGGGGCGACCCGCAGCGGGAATGGTTCCCGTGGATATTCCCTTCGAGTGGGCGGGCCAGACCATTCGCTGCCTGGGTCAGGTGGTGCATCGCCTGATGCTGCTGGTGGCACGGGAGCCGCTCTCCCGCTGGACGCCGAGCCGAGTTGAGTCCATGGGGCCGGCCATTCGGCGGCAGTTGCTGGGACTGGGCGTGCCCCTGGATGAGGTGGATGCGGCCCTCTCCCGCGCCATGGAGGCGATGCGCGTGACCTTGCGGGACGAACGCGGGCGCTGGATCCTGGATTCCCGCCATCGCGAGGCGCGTTCCGAGTGGGAGTTGGCCGGCATGGATCGGGGCGAGATGGTTCAGGTGGCCATCGACCGCTCTTTTGTGGATTCGGACGGACAACGCTGGATCGTCGATTTCAAAACAGGCTACCATAAGGGCGAGCGGGAGAGTTTTCTGGATCAGGAACTGGAGCGCTATCGGGGACAATTGGCCCGATACGCCCGTCTGCTGACCGCCATGACCGGCGAACCGGTGATGACCGGTCTCTACTTCCCGCTGCTGGCGGGATGGCGAGCCTGGGATCCCGGAATGGTTGGACGTTGATAATCGCGTGAGGGGGAAAACCGTGGTCGAGGATTTCAAGACAACCGAGGCGTGGCGTATCTTTCGCATTCAGGCGGAACTGATCGACGGCATCGAGACCATGCGCAATCTGGGGCCCGGTCCTGCGGTGACCGTCTTCGGCAGCGCCCGCACCCAACCCGATTCGCCCTATTACATGGCGGCGGTCCTGGTGGCCGAGAAGCTCTCCAAACACGGCATCTCGGTGATTACCGGAGGGGGGCCCGGCATCATGGAGGC comes from Magnetococcales bacterium and encodes:
- a CDS encoding GNAT family N-acetyltransferase produces the protein METVKKTGIPLLTDWKAFLKSGQRIFVGSNAATPHALVGTLMDQAAHFSDVEIVHILTLGATPWAHSRFRQSFRVNALFLGKETRDAVAAGVADYTPCFLSEIPSLFNQGVLPLDVALIQVSPPDVHGYCSLGVAVDIVSAACKSARHVIAQINPNMPRTYGQSFIHKDRIDAAIWQEAPIPELPVPEADEVTDRIGRYVSLLIEDGATLQLGIGKIPNAVLKCLTEHKHLGIHTEMFSDGIIDLIQHGIIDNSMKTIHPGKSVVTFCMGTKRLYDFVNENPHMEFHPSEYVNSPVTIARNDRMVAINSAIEVDLTGQVVADSMGTRFFSGIGGQVDFIRGAAMSKEGRPIIALPSTAKGGTVSRIVPYLSQGSGVVTSRGDVHYVVTEFGIATLRGKSIRERALELIQVAHPKFREELLAQVRSHFWVPNDLQPKETDLEELGPVEMTKIKAGGHKFYVRPLRPADERGLQEFFYSHDPQTLFLRYRHQPKNLPREKAASLVNIDRSEGVALCVVTRKGPKEVIRAVGRYFLLDQGRLGELAFVVDPRHRRKGLATMLLNRMVEIGRARRVQRLIAFTLKENKPMVGILEKSNFQRLPSEDPKELYYALDLQALPVSTPAPDSEEVAPPVESTTEPVGGEAAAAQPDDAPQE
- a CDS encoding PD-(D/E)XK nuclease family protein, which produces MTTLSWNDCLPFLEQGALLLTANRRLSRHLRLAYGAYQRTGGRLAWESPRIVPWNAWMTTLWAEVAEGAFPGGGAPLPHRLSPVQEELLWLGLLSASSAGEGLLHRRGTAVLAMEAWSLLHQHLLPLPETWPEALLLGECRLFADWCRLFSARLRKGGWITAAQIPGCLLELDWPVPGNGVVIRAGFEVETPVQRRFLSHLEGRGVRTYLLEQPALASQAVHITCADEVAEHRLAAFWARERVEEGAGRVALLAPDLQARAADLRRALLEACLPGYLAGAEEGCETAPFEFSLGPPLSRQPLVRSVWSILKLLEEPLSFQAVSHLFLSPSIADQERELSARALLEIRWRQEAGDDPTLARLDDWLGRVGPDRVPALRQCLQKQRRWLQEREAFLQGEQPPGRWAAFFADWLRQWGWPGDRALSSEAFQAVQAFHEVLGVLSTLDAQSGPIGYADALELLHHLAEETPFQPEGREVPIQVMGLWEAEGLSFDAVWVLGLSEENWPPTASPNPFLPLMLQREHRLPRSTPQGEWQLAQRLTRRLMQAAPQVVFSHARGVEEQAVGISPLLASLPEVVRTLPTPFALQGVDPGVRLPRDADRAPAFADKRLPGGATLLARQAQCPFQAMARHRLGVQPLPPPSEGIEPFQRGVWIHELLQGLWRRLLSQNQLISYPEKALAALIEAEVERVVQPWRWRHDAFFLDLEAANLRLLASAWLEHERGRGGDFVLEACEREVVLPLAGRELSLRQDRVDRLPDGRFILLDYKTGELPGGGWFDDRPREAQLPAYVLAGPEPLAAIAHARLTWSRMGFHGLSEEEGLLPGCQPLERLCDGGWPEVAARWRVVLESLVEAFVSGEARVDPLPGSCLHCGLERLCRVGEGLEPEEGEESDE
- a CDS encoding UvrD-helicase domain-containing protein, producing MSEPADGEVRRRVLDPEGSFLVRAPAGSGKTGLLTQRFLTLLPRVNHPEEVVAITFTRKASREMRSRILQALRQAAAGSHPSPTDAHALRLHQLALAVLEADSRRNWGLADHPGRLRILTIDALGAMVARQSPVAGGLGAAPDMSAQPEALYREAARRTLLHARWHRDWNPFLATFLSHLDLRTSRAIDLLVGALGRREQWMRLGVMADEHLREALQSAWSQLARSRLDRFLDHLPPDWPCRLGALIDYAAALQPALRDWQPDGPTLEASLTRWRLAAELLLTQAGTVRRQVTVKEGFPAPSSSRNADEKALFTRRKEEMKGFLEELAEQPERVASLLQLRELPPVAFTEAQWETLSALLPLLKMAVAQLQRLFAEQGEIDFPALALAAVQALGEPDAPTDLALQWDYRIRHLLVDEFQDTSRLQWELLERLIAGWTPGEGRSLFLVGDPMQSIYRFRQAEVALFRLAAERGVGDMPLEVADLSVNFRSEPGLVNWVNTLFACETEESVSGVAYVAALSSREGGDGGEVSVWPVADEAMQARWVVSLVSGLLRRYPLDSLGILVRARTHLSAVLPALQAAGVAFSAPDLHPLESRPVVRDLYSLAAALLHPGDSLHWNALLRAAPCGVSLADLVVLNEARRESTVFELLRRFESLTALSSEGKERLSRIVPVLSVAVAESRGHLSRLAVERCWLALGGGATLTGPEEWSEASRFLELLSALEEEGIAVDGTVMAERVGFLFARSEAAGEVEAPRLQIMTIHKAKGLEFDRVILPGLHRTPRREESSLLAWSHDPELEPGPSLLMAPISGRRQKEPDPHFDYLNRLERKQAREEAARLLYVALTRARKALHLLAVTPEVKADGTFSPGPGTFLKALWPQVEEPFVRAAQSGTFPQPPEQEERIPSGVDGERGRLPALWTRPPMPSALRVSGRPAAGMVPVDIPFEWAGQTIRCLGQVVHRLMLLVAREPLSRWTPSRVESMGPAIRRQLLGLGVPLDEVDAALSRAMEAMRVTLRDERGRWILDSRHREARSEWELAGMDRGEMVQVAIDRSFVDSDGQRWIVDFKTGYHKGERESFLDQELERYRGQLARYARLLTAMTGEPVMTGLYFPLLAGWRAWDPGMVGR